The Hymenobacter sp. GOD-10R genome includes a window with the following:
- the tsaE gene encoding tRNA (adenosine(37)-N6)-threonylcarbamoyltransferase complex ATPase subunit type 1 TsaE gives MPTIEIPIANLAALPAAAAQLRGLLADHRIVAFEGEMGAGKTTFIKALCASLGVPENEVSSPTFSLVNEYRDAQNQPIYHFDFYRLDDASEAIAMGALEYFDSSYLCLLEWPSRVEALLPPNHLLVTLSVTGPESRILQLISEN, from the coding sequence ATGCCTACTATTGAAATTCCAATTGCCAACCTAGCCGCTCTGCCTGCCGCGGCCGCACAGCTCCGAGGCCTGTTAGCTGATCATCGCATCGTGGCATTTGAAGGCGAAATGGGCGCGGGCAAGACTACCTTCATCAAGGCTTTGTGCGCTAGCCTAGGGGTGCCGGAGAACGAAGTAAGCAGCCCAACGTTCTCGCTGGTAAACGAGTATCGCGACGCGCAGAACCAGCCCATTTACCACTTTGACTTCTACCGCCTCGATGATGCGAGTGAAGCAATAGCGATGGGTGCCCTAGAGTACTTCGATTCTAGTTATCTTTGCCTGCTAGAATGGCCAAGCCGCGTGGAAGCCTTATTACCGCCTAATCATCTGCTTGTTACACTCTCTGTTACCGGACCAGAGTCAAGGATCCTCCAATTAATAAGTGAGAATTGA
- a CDS encoding alanine dehydrogenase, which yields MPEAVPPGFESLATSRAFYPQESMLAVETRRRKLFIGLPRETSLQENRLGLTPEAVKHLVNEGHEVVLESGAGEPSKYSDHDYSEAGATIAYSQKEVYEADIILKVAPPTQGEIEHMRANQTLISALQFGSLTGEYISALARKKVNAISFELIKDPSGARPVVRAMSEIAGSTVMLIAAEYLSRANEGKGIILGGITGVPPSQVVILGAGTVAEYAARAATGLGAEVKVFDNHIYKLRRLKQNLGTQLYTSTLDTFVLNQQIRRADVVIGALNVEEGRIPFMVPEDVVSQMSPGSVIIDVSIDQGGCFETSELTSHNKPVFRKYDVIHYCVPNIPSRVPRTATNALSNIFTPILQEISQHGGVNEVLFTNEHFRSGVYIYKGSLTNVAIAKRFNMRYKELGLMIAVRN from the coding sequence ATGCCTGAAGCAGTACCCCCAGGATTCGAGTCGTTGGCTACCAGCCGCGCCTTTTACCCCCAAGAATCCATGCTGGCTGTGGAGACGCGGCGCCGAAAACTCTTTATCGGGCTGCCACGCGAAACTTCGTTGCAGGAAAACCGTCTGGGTCTAACACCCGAAGCGGTAAAACACCTCGTGAACGAAGGCCACGAAGTGGTGCTGGAAAGTGGGGCCGGGGAGCCTAGCAAATATTCTGACCACGATTACTCGGAAGCGGGAGCGACCATTGCGTACTCGCAAAAGGAGGTATATGAGGCTGATATTATCTTGAAAGTGGCGCCCCCCACACAAGGTGAAATCGAGCATATGCGCGCCAACCAGACGCTTATCTCGGCGCTGCAATTTGGCTCGCTCACAGGCGAATACATTTCTGCCTTGGCGCGCAAGAAGGTGAATGCCATTTCGTTTGAGCTAATCAAGGACCCGTCGGGAGCCCGGCCTGTGGTACGCGCCATGAGCGAAATTGCGGGCTCGACCGTCATGCTTATCGCGGCTGAATATCTGTCGCGGGCGAATGAGGGCAAGGGTATCATTCTGGGTGGCATCACGGGGGTGCCGCCTTCGCAAGTCGTTATTTTGGGCGCTGGCACGGTGGCCGAGTACGCTGCCCGCGCCGCTACTGGCCTAGGTGCCGAAGTAAAGGTGTTCGACAACCATATTTATAAGCTGCGTCGCCTCAAGCAAAACCTAGGTACCCAGTTGTACACCAGTACGTTGGATACTTTTGTGCTTAACCAGCAGATCCGCCGCGCCGACGTAGTTATTGGTGCGCTGAATGTGGAAGAGGGGCGTATTCCGTTTATGGTGCCGGAAGACGTCGTGTCACAAATGTCGCCAGGCTCGGTAATTATTGACGTGAGTATCGACCAAGGCGGGTGTTTCGAAACTTCGGAGCTAACGAGTCATAACAAGCCCGTTTTCCGCAAGTACGACGTCATTCACTACTGCGTGCCCAACATCCCATCTAGGGTGCCGCGCACGGCAACCAACGCATTGAGCAACATCTTTACGCCCATTTTGCAGGAAATCAGCCAGCACGGCGGGGTCAACGAGGTACTGTTCACAAACGAGCATTTCCGCAGCGGTGTGTACATCTACAAAGGCTCGCTCACGAACGTAGCCATTGCGAAGCGATTTAATATGCGCTACAAAGAGCTAGGGTTGATGATTGCCGTACGCAACTAG
- a CDS encoding glutathionylspermidine synthase family protein: protein MIKLLPLSGDVSPAVRGLGWDWALEDACQNYVAREAVQLPETSADALLQAADTLYEMLVQCIPDPIPDDLLRLLAIPQNLWAAVRHSWNDDRHWHLYGRFDLAETTDGPKLLEFNADTATSLPETAVVQWASLVAAGQADDDRQVNGLFEGLQNQLAQWLELNNDLEPTLLLIHLPDSEEDAANCAVVAEAANEAGFAQTHICSVDAMQVAVQGQDRGAWAEVEPGKWQRFAFVFKLVPWEILADEEPELTTDLTQLLQSRDLIIANPAYTLLFQSKGILAWLWQNFPHHPLLLEASLQDLPGHVVRKPLLGREGQNVTEINDEQAGETIEGDFAEQVQINQRFAELPQDAQGRRYQAGVFWAGAACAIGFRRDAGFITNLSEFVPHVVV, encoded by the coding sequence ATGATCAAGCTTTTACCGCTTTCCGGCGATGTTTCCCCGGCTGTACGTGGCCTGGGTTGGGATTGGGCCCTTGAAGATGCTTGTCAGAACTACGTAGCCCGCGAGGCCGTGCAGCTTCCCGAGACTTCCGCCGATGCGCTGCTGCAAGCCGCCGATACGCTCTACGAAATGCTGGTACAATGCATTCCCGATCCTATTCCCGACGATCTGTTGCGCCTGCTTGCTATTCCGCAGAACCTGTGGGCCGCCGTGCGCCACTCCTGGAACGATGACCGCCATTGGCATCTCTACGGCCGATTTGACCTAGCCGAAACAACCGATGGCCCTAAGCTGCTAGAATTCAATGCCGACACGGCCACGAGCCTGCCCGAAACGGCCGTGGTTCAATGGGCTAGCTTGGTTGCTGCTGGCCAAGCCGATGACGATCGGCAGGTAAATGGCTTGTTTGAGGGGCTACAGAATCAATTAGCGCAGTGGCTAGAGCTCAATAATGACCTAGAGCCTACTTTGCTGCTAATTCACTTGCCTGATAGCGAAGAGGATGCGGCTAACTGTGCCGTAGTTGCGGAGGCAGCCAATGAGGCCGGTTTTGCGCAAACCCACATTTGCTCCGTCGATGCGATGCAAGTAGCAGTGCAAGGCCAAGATCGGGGTGCCTGGGCGGAAGTGGAACCGGGCAAGTGGCAACGCTTTGCCTTTGTGTTCAAGCTCGTGCCCTGGGAAATATTGGCTGACGAAGAACCTGAACTCACTACCGACCTCACGCAGCTGCTCCAAAGCCGCGACTTAATTATTGCCAATCCAGCTTATACCCTTTTGTTCCAGAGTAAAGGCATCTTGGCTTGGCTGTGGCAGAACTTTCCGCACCACCCGTTGCTGCTCGAAGCTTCTTTGCAAGACCTACCAGGTCATGTTGTCCGCAAGCCATTGCTAGGTCGTGAGGGGCAAAACGTGACGGAGATAAATGACGAGCAAGCCGGCGAAACCATCGAAGGAGATTTCGCCGAACAAGTACAAATAAACCAGCGCTTTGCGGAGCTACCGCAAGATGCGCAAGGGCGTCGTTACCAAGCGGGCGTGTTTTGGGCAGGTGCTGCTTGCGCCATCGGCTTCCGCCGCGACGCGGGGTTCATCACGAACTTATCGGAATTCGTGCCGCACGTGGTAGTGTAA
- a CDS encoding flavin reductase family protein, with protein MPLPSFRTITPGSLPAAEWYQFMVTSVAPRPIAFVSTISAAGEVNLSPYSFFNVFSANPPILIFSATTRARDNSPKDTLLNVREVAECVINIANYPLVEQLSLTSTEYSKGVNEFTKAGFTEIASDHVRPPRAAECPAAYECVVEQIIPLGSTGGAGNLVLCRVVQAHFHEALLNDNGVGLNPHKLEAVARLGGDYYCRVSSESLLEVPRPNRHQGIGFDQLPAHIRHSDVLTGNNLGRLANVEATALPSPEQVQDFHNEPLVAYTLHKHQDDPAEQRRQLILLGKYYLEEGLVQEAWKTLLLADRP; from the coding sequence ATGCCCCTTCCCTCCTTCCGCACCATCACGCCCGGCAGCTTGCCCGCCGCCGAGTGGTACCAGTTTATGGTTACGTCTGTAGCGCCCCGGCCGATTGCCTTTGTCAGCACCATCTCGGCGGCGGGCGAGGTCAACCTTAGCCCGTACAGCTTCTTCAACGTGTTCAGTGCCAATCCGCCTATACTCATCTTCTCGGCCACCACTCGAGCCCGCGACAACAGCCCCAAGGATACCTTACTGAATGTGCGCGAAGTGGCGGAGTGTGTCATTAACATTGCCAACTACCCGCTGGTCGAACAACTGTCGCTCACAAGCACAGAATACTCGAAAGGCGTTAACGAATTCACCAAAGCGGGCTTCACGGAAATAGCGTCCGACCACGTGCGCCCACCGCGCGCTGCGGAATGCCCAGCGGCCTACGAATGCGTAGTGGAGCAGATTATTCCCTTAGGTAGCACGGGTGGCGCGGGCAACCTCGTTCTTTGCCGGGTAGTACAGGCTCATTTTCACGAAGCATTGCTGAACGATAACGGCGTGGGGCTAAACCCGCACAAGCTAGAGGCCGTAGCGCGTCTCGGCGGTGACTACTACTGCCGCGTGAGTTCCGAGAGCTTACTGGAGGTACCTAGGCCCAACCGCCACCAAGGTATAGGCTTCGATCAGTTGCCGGCTCACATCCGCCACAGCGACGTCTTGACGGGCAATAATCTCGGGCGACTCGCCAACGTAGAGGCGACGGCGCTTCCGTCGCCTGAGCAGGTGCAGGATTTTCACAACGAACCCTTAGTAGCTTACACGCTACACAAGCACCAGGACGACCCAGCCGAACAACGCCGCCAGCTTATACTGCTCGGCAAATATTATCTGGAAGAAGGCTTGGTGCAAGAGGCGTGGAAGACGCTATTATTGGCGGACAGACCATAG
- a CDS encoding transposase-like zinc-binding domain-containing protein gives MTKPACPKCDSTEATKSGVVGGRQRYKCKNCGYHYSVDKVGREVSSYYVIKALQLYVEGVSYREIERLLGVSHVSVMNWVKKYGVRAPRQTDYHPTYKILTQKELADFFQNSQNLKGAGLMVTELGDKYMMIRWERFKEG, from the coding sequence ATGACCAAGCCTGCTTGTCCCAAGTGCGATTCGACGGAAGCTACTAAAAGTGGCGTAGTGGGCGGTCGACAGCGGTATAAGTGTAAAAACTGCGGTTATCATTACTCCGTCGATAAAGTGGGGCGAGAGGTTAGTTCGTACTACGTCATCAAAGCATTGCAGCTGTACGTGGAGGGGGTGAGCTACCGCGAAATTGAGCGCTTACTAGGGGTGAGCCATGTGAGCGTGATGAACTGGGTGAAAAAGTATGGCGTACGAGCACCTCGGCAGACGGATTACCACCCTACATATAAAATCTTAACGCAGAAAGAGCTAGCTGACTTCTTCCAAAATTCGCAAAACCTGAAAGGCGCAGGCTTGATGGTGACGGAGCTAGGCGATAAGTACATGATGATCCGGTGGGAACGGTTCAAAGAAGGGTAA
- a CDS encoding MFS transporter, translating into MEQSIPNARGYVPDAPAEHDNNAVSAGTIWQVITASSVGTVIEWYDFYIFGSLAAIIGPVLFGQAGKIEDTLLGALAVFGAGFVVRPFGAMFFGRLGDMIGRKYTFLVTLLIMGGATFITGLIPSYDTIGIAAPLIVVVLRLLQGLALGGEYGGAATYVAEYAPDKKRGYYTSFIQITATGGLILSISVILITRKLMGEDAFKEWGWRIPFLLSGFLVIASYYIRRKLHESPLFAKAKATGTTSKSPLRDSFMNPVNRRLVLIALFGVTMGQGVIFYTSQFQAFTFMNATLKLDIVDSSIIMVVSMLLATPLFVYFGSLSDRIGRKRIIMTGMICGALFTIPLFYGIKAFAGPLTEVTPATVDAAGKAVPAVMKALTPNVPAMIALVFCLVVFVTMVYGPIAAYLVELFPTKVRYTSLSVPYHIGNGIFGGFVPLIATSIGVWAAAQPEGTFAKEHSSLVGLVYPVVIALICFLVGMAMMKDVRNVKLMEDKEV; encoded by the coding sequence ATGGAACAGAGTATCCCTAATGCGCGCGGCTACGTACCCGATGCTCCCGCGGAGCACGACAACAACGCTGTATCGGCCGGCACGATCTGGCAGGTGATTACGGCTTCTTCAGTAGGGACCGTCATCGAATGGTACGATTTCTACATCTTCGGTTCGCTAGCCGCCATCATCGGGCCGGTGCTGTTTGGGCAGGCCGGCAAAATTGAGGATACGTTGCTCGGGGCCTTGGCCGTATTCGGAGCCGGGTTTGTGGTGCGCCCATTCGGGGCCATGTTCTTTGGCCGCCTCGGCGATATGATCGGGCGCAAATACACGTTCCTAGTCACGTTGCTTATTATGGGCGGCGCCACGTTCATTACGGGGCTGATACCTAGCTACGACACGATTGGCATTGCGGCGCCGCTGATTGTGGTGGTGCTGCGTTTGTTACAAGGCCTAGCGCTTGGTGGCGAATATGGAGGTGCGGCTACCTATGTGGCCGAATACGCCCCTGATAAGAAGCGCGGCTACTACACCAGCTTTATCCAGATTACGGCCACTGGCGGCTTGATCCTAAGTATTTCAGTGATCCTGATAACCCGAAAGCTGATGGGCGAAGATGCCTTCAAAGAATGGGGCTGGCGCATTCCATTTCTGCTCTCGGGATTCTTGGTTATTGCTTCGTACTACATCCGTCGCAAGCTGCACGAGTCGCCGTTGTTTGCCAAAGCCAAAGCCACAGGCACGACCAGCAAGAGCCCACTACGTGACTCGTTCATGAACCCCGTCAACCGCCGACTGGTACTGATTGCGTTGTTTGGCGTAACGATGGGCCAAGGTGTCATCTTCTATACCAGTCAGTTCCAGGCTTTCACCTTCATGAACGCCACGCTGAAACTGGATATCGTTGATTCCAGCATCATCATGGTCGTATCCATGTTGTTAGCCACGCCTTTGTTTGTGTACTTCGGCTCGCTCTCCGACCGTATTGGCCGCAAGCGCATCATCATGACTGGTATGATCTGCGGGGCGCTGTTCACTATTCCGCTTTTCTACGGTATCAAAGCCTTTGCTGGGCCACTCACCGAAGTTACCCCGGCCACCGTGGATGCTGCTGGCAAAGCTGTGCCGGCCGTGATGAAGGCCCTTACACCTAATGTGCCAGCCATGATTGCACTGGTGTTCTGTCTAGTCGTATTCGTAACAATGGTGTACGGCCCCATTGCCGCTTATCTTGTGGAGCTGTTCCCCACCAAAGTGCGCTACACGTCGCTATCAGTGCCTTATCACATTGGCAACGGGATATTCGGCGGCTTTGTGCCGCTAATTGCTACTTCCATCGGGGTGTGGGCCGCCGCCCAACCCGAAGGGACCTTTGCCAAGGAACACAGCAGCCTCGTTGGCTTGGTATATCCGGTGGTTATCGCCTTGATCTGCTTCTTGGTAGGAATGGCCATGATGAAGGACGTGCGCAACGTGAAGCTGATGGAAGACAAGGAAGTGTAA
- a CDS encoding sensor histidine kinase has translation MNRLLVIGFSLGYLALLFGVAYAAERRSAERRSLVSNPYVYALSMAVYCTAWTFYGSVGRAAHFGPAFVGIYLGPTLLAPAWWLVLRKIIRICRLQRLTSIADFISARYGKSAWLGALVTVVCVLGVVPYISLQIKAIAASFDIITQQGASLQAASAQAGISSAFYITVGLAFFTIIFGVRSVEATERHEGMMLAVALESLVKLVAFLLVGGFVTFGLFGGFGDVFAQAAAVPALSRLFTLQEAGTSGSQWLTLLLLSVSAILLLPRQFQVAVVENVNEDHLRKAMWLFPLYLIIINLFVLPVAFGGALRYAGRGLDADTFVLTLPLDTGHRWLALLTYLGGLSAASSMIIVETIALSVMMSNHLLMPVLVRIPATHADSRWFAYLGRMALQSRRLAVGGVLLLAYGYYAVVGHLLSLVDIGLISFAAVAQFMPVLLGGLYWKGGTQQGATAGILAGFAVWFFTLVVPTMVGAGMLPMAILEHGVGGLSALRPAALFGLQGLDSLPNGLFWSWFFNVGLYVGVSLAGQPSGLEQRQAAVFVDVFRYRSVFEGPAGWQGATPLPDLRALLTGFLGKRRTNQALQAFAERVPDAPLTDTIPVHADPRLLAYAEKLLAGTIGPASARLLLASAVGAEEAISLDNVVDILRESQQLVEANRQLQKQSRQLQRLTVDLRNAYQQLQELDTRKDEFLYTVTHELRTPITSIRALSEILFDNPEIEEEERLRFLNTITKETERLSRLITLVLDLEKFESGTATLDCTTLDVADVINDALDSVGQLLRDKQIGLEVNVPASLPPLTGDRDRLMQVLVNLLSNAVKSCRADGSGCIWVAAEAAAGAVRIAVADNGKGIDPAFHELIFDKFFQAQNQTMRKPEGSGLGLAITKKIVELHAGRIWVESALEQGARFSFELPLALDH, from the coding sequence ATGAATCGGTTGCTGGTTATTGGCTTTTCGCTGGGCTACCTAGCACTGTTGTTCGGGGTGGCCTACGCGGCCGAGCGCCGTTCGGCAGAGCGGCGAAGCTTAGTGAGCAACCCTTACGTGTACGCTCTGAGCATGGCTGTGTACTGCACGGCCTGGACGTTCTACGGTAGTGTAGGCCGCGCCGCGCACTTCGGCCCGGCCTTCGTCGGCATCTACCTAGGTCCTACCTTGCTGGCACCGGCGTGGTGGCTGGTCTTGCGCAAGATCATCCGCATCTGCCGCTTGCAGCGCCTCACGTCCATTGCCGATTTTATCTCCGCCCGCTACGGTAAGAGTGCGTGGCTAGGAGCCCTGGTTACGGTGGTGTGTGTGCTCGGCGTGGTGCCGTACATTTCGCTGCAAATCAAAGCTATTGCTGCTTCCTTCGATATTATCACGCAGCAAGGCGCCTCACTCCAAGCTGCCAGCGCCCAGGCAGGCATTAGTTCAGCTTTCTACATAACGGTGGGGCTAGCTTTCTTCACCATCATCTTTGGAGTGCGTTCGGTGGAAGCCACCGAGCGCCACGAGGGTATGATGCTGGCCGTGGCCCTGGAGTCGCTGGTGAAGCTAGTGGCCTTTTTGCTGGTGGGCGGTTTCGTTACGTTCGGGTTGTTTGGAGGTTTTGGGGATGTCTTTGCCCAGGCCGCCGCTGTGCCTGCGCTCAGCCGACTTTTTACGTTGCAGGAGGCCGGCACGAGCGGCTCCCAGTGGCTTACGCTATTGTTGCTGAGTGTATCAGCTATTCTGCTGCTACCAAGGCAGTTTCAAGTGGCGGTGGTCGAAAATGTGAATGAAGACCACTTGCGCAAGGCCATGTGGCTGTTCCCGCTCTACCTGATTATCATCAACCTATTTGTGCTGCCTGTGGCGTTCGGCGGCGCTCTGCGCTATGCTGGTCGTGGCCTCGACGCTGACACCTTTGTCTTAACGCTGCCGCTCGATACTGGGCATCGTTGGTTGGCGCTACTCACCTACCTAGGTGGTCTTTCCGCTGCCAGCAGTATGATCATCGTCGAAACCATTGCCTTGAGCGTGATGATGAGCAACCACTTGCTTATGCCCGTGTTGGTCCGCATCCCTGCAACCCACGCCGATAGCCGTTGGTTTGCGTACCTAGGTCGGATGGCGTTACAAAGCCGCCGGCTGGCAGTAGGGGGGGTATTACTGCTGGCTTATGGTTACTATGCGGTAGTTGGTCACTTGCTGTCACTGGTTGATATCGGGCTCATCTCCTTCGCGGCGGTGGCGCAGTTTATGCCCGTTTTGCTCGGCGGGCTTTACTGGAAGGGCGGAACGCAGCAGGGCGCCACAGCGGGTATTCTGGCCGGTTTTGCCGTCTGGTTTTTCACGTTGGTAGTGCCCACAATGGTAGGAGCCGGCATGCTGCCAATGGCCATTTTGGAGCATGGTGTTGGCGGGCTATCTGCTCTGCGTCCTGCTGCTTTGTTTGGGCTGCAGGGGCTCGACTCATTGCCCAACGGGCTGTTCTGGAGTTGGTTTTTCAACGTGGGCTTGTACGTGGGCGTTTCGCTAGCTGGGCAGCCTTCAGGGCTGGAACAACGGCAGGCTGCCGTGTTTGTGGATGTATTCCGGTACCGTAGCGTGTTCGAGGGGCCAGCGGGCTGGCAGGGTGCCACGCCACTGCCCGACCTCCGGGCGCTGCTCACGGGCTTCCTCGGCAAGAGGCGCACAAACCAAGCCTTGCAGGCCTTTGCTGAACGCGTACCCGATGCTCCGCTTACCGATACCATTCCGGTGCACGCCGATCCACGCTTGCTCGCTTACGCCGAAAAGCTGCTGGCTGGTACCATTGGACCGGCCTCGGCGCGGCTGCTGCTGGCGTCGGCCGTGGGTGCCGAGGAAGCAATCAGTCTCGATAATGTCGTAGACATTTTGCGCGAGTCGCAGCAGCTAGTAGAAGCCAACCGGCAGCTACAGAAACAGTCGCGGCAGTTGCAGCGCCTTACCGTCGATCTGCGCAACGCTTACCAGCAATTACAAGAGCTAGATACGCGCAAAGATGAGTTCCTGTACACCGTTACGCACGAGCTACGCACGCCAATAACCAGCATCCGTGCTCTGTCAGAAATCCTCTTCGATAACCCCGAGATTGAAGAAGAGGAGCGTCTGCGCTTTTTGAACACGATAACCAAAGAAACGGAACGCCTGAGCCGACTCATCACGCTCGTTTTAGATTTGGAGAAATTCGAGTCGGGCACGGCAACGCTCGACTGCACCACACTCGATGTGGCCGATGTTATCAACGATGCCCTTGACTCGGTGGGGCAATTGCTGCGCGATAAGCAAATCGGCTTAGAGGTGAACGTACCTGCTAGCTTGCCGCCGCTCACCGGCGACCGTGACCGGCTCATGCAGGTACTCGTCAACTTGCTCAGCAACGCGGTGAAATCATGCCGTGCCGATGGCAGCGGCTGCATTTGGGTGGCCGCCGAAGCCGCTGCCGGTGCGGTGCGCATCGCAGTAGCCGACAACGGTAAGGGAATCGATCCAGCCTTTCACGAACTCATTTTCGACAAGTTTTTCCAAGCCCAAAACCAGACCATGCGCAAGCCGGAGGGCTCAGGGCTAGGGTTGGCCATCACGAAAAAGATTGTGGAACTGCACGCCGGCCGTATTTGGGTGGAAAGTGCGCTCGAACAAGGTGCCCGCTTTTCCTTCGAACTCCCCCTCGCGCTCGATCATTAA
- a CDS encoding response regulator, whose protein sequence is MNSPHVLIVDDEPNIVMSLEFLMRKNGYQVSIARNGTEALEAIDHTPFAVILLDVMMPDVDGYQVCSHVRQRPDRQATKVIFLSAKSKEADIQKGYQVGADLYIPKPFSTRQLMEQVRTLVG, encoded by the coding sequence ATGAATTCGCCCCACGTATTGATTGTCGATGATGAGCCGAACATCGTTATGTCCTTGGAGTTCTTGATGCGCAAAAATGGCTACCAGGTTAGTATTGCCCGCAACGGCACCGAGGCTTTGGAGGCCATTGACCACACGCCTTTTGCCGTGATTCTACTCGATGTGATGATGCCCGACGTGGATGGCTATCAGGTGTGCTCCCATGTGCGCCAACGCCCCGACCGCCAGGCTACTAAAGTGATTTTTCTGAGTGCAAAAAGCAAAGAAGCCGACATTCAGAAAGGGTACCAAGTGGGGGCCGACCTCTACATTCCCAAGCCCTTCAGCACTCGGCAGCTAATGGAGCAAGTGCGGACGCTAGTTGGGTAA
- the acs gene encoding acetate--CoA ligase, translated as MPAEHPRIRTFEEYQDAYQRSVENPEQFWSEVAEPFTWRRKWDSVMQADLVGGHNKWFSGAKLNITENCLDRHLEQRGNKLALIWEPNDPKTRGLRYTYRELYQEVCKFANVLHNNGVEKGDRVCLYMPMIPQLAIATLACARIGAVHSVIFAGFSANAIADRVNDAQASVVITSDGLDRGAKQIPVKRVVDEALESCPSVRGVIVVEHVGWPVHMQEGRDVWYHEEVAEVEKTCPAEEMEAEDILFILYTSGSTGKPKGVVHTQAGYMVWTDYTYRNVFQVNENDVYWCTADIGWVTGHSYLLYGPLLAGATTLMFEGVPTFPSPGRYWEVIDKHGVNVFYTSPTAIRSLMAQDINHVLAYSLDSLRVLGSVGEPINEEAWHWYHTHIGKDRCPIVDTWWQTETAGVMISALADITPSVPARAGLPLPGVQPVLLNQEGQEIEGNDAEGYLAIKQAWPGIIRTTYGDHERCRQTYFGVYPGYYFTGDGARREQNGLYRIMGRVDDVINVSGHRFGTAEIENAINQNSHVVESAVVGYPHDVKGQGIYAFIICHDPVDAAEEPRLEAGIIETIVAEIGRIAKPDKIQFVSGLPKTRSGKIMRRILRKVAEGEISNLGDITTLLDPDIVKEIVEGRK; from the coding sequence ATGCCCGCTGAACACCCTCGTATTCGCACGTTTGAAGAGTACCAAGACGCCTACCAGCGTAGCGTCGAAAATCCTGAGCAGTTTTGGTCCGAAGTAGCCGAACCCTTTACCTGGCGCCGTAAGTGGGATTCGGTGATGCAGGCCGATTTGGTTGGTGGTCATAACAAATGGTTTAGCGGTGCCAAGCTCAACATCACCGAAAACTGCCTCGACCGCCACTTAGAGCAGCGCGGCAACAAGCTAGCCCTCATCTGGGAACCCAATGATCCTAAAACGCGTGGCCTGCGCTACACCTACCGGGAGCTGTATCAGGAAGTGTGCAAGTTTGCTAATGTGCTGCACAACAATGGCGTAGAGAAAGGCGACCGGGTGTGCCTCTACATGCCCATGATTCCGCAGCTCGCCATTGCTACCCTAGCCTGTGCCCGCATTGGCGCGGTGCATTCCGTTATTTTCGCGGGCTTCTCCGCTAATGCCATTGCCGACCGCGTCAATGATGCCCAAGCCTCTGTGGTGATTACCTCCGATGGCCTCGACCGTGGCGCCAAGCAAATCCCGGTGAAGCGTGTGGTAGACGAAGCTTTGGAAAGCTGCCCCTCCGTGCGAGGCGTGATTGTGGTGGAGCATGTGGGCTGGCCCGTGCACATGCAGGAAGGCCGCGACGTGTGGTACCACGAAGAAGTAGCCGAGGTAGAGAAAACCTGCCCCGCTGAGGAAATGGAGGCCGAAGACATACTCTTCATCCTGTACACCTCGGGCAGCACTGGCAAACCTAAAGGTGTGGTGCACACCCAAGCAGGCTACATGGTGTGGACCGATTACACCTACCGCAACGTGTTTCAAGTCAACGAAAACGATGTGTATTGGTGCACCGCCGATATCGGTTGGGTAACCGGTCACAGCTACTTGCTCTACGGTCCTTTGTTGGCGGGCGCTACTACCCTCATGTTTGAGGGTGTACCCACTTTCCCGAGCCCAGGCCGCTATTGGGAAGTAATTGATAAGCACGGCGTGAACGTATTCTATACGTCACCGACGGCTATCCGCTCCCTCATGGCGCAAGATATCAACCACGTGCTGGCGTATTCCCTGGATTCGCTGCGGGTGCTAGGTTCGGTGGGCGAGCCCATCAATGAAGAGGCGTGGCACTGGTACCACACCCATATTGGCAAAGACCGCTGCCCCATCGTGGATACGTGGTGGCAGACGGAAACCGCCGGGGTTATGATCTCAGCGCTGGCGGATATCACCCCGAGTGTGCCGGCTCGGGCCGGTTTGCCGCTGCCCGGCGTGCAACCTGTGCTCCTGAATCAAGAAGGGCAGGAGATTGAAGGCAACGATGCCGAAGGCTACCTAGCTATTAAGCAGGCGTGGCCCGGTATCATTCGCACAACCTACGGCGACCATGAGCGCTGCCGTCAAACCTACTTTGGCGTGTATCCCGGCTACTACTTCACCGGCGACGGTGCTCGCCGCGAGCAAAACGGCCTCTACCGCATTATGGGCCGCGTAGACGACGTAATCAACGTGTCGGGTCACCGCTTCGGTACGGCCGAAATCGAAAACGCCATCAACCAGAATAGCCACGTGGTGGAATCGGCTGTAGTGGGCTACCCGCACGATGTAAAAGGCCAGGGCATTTACGCCTTTATCATCTGCCATGACCCTGTAGACGCCGCCGAAGAACCTCGTTTGGAAGCAGGTATTATCGAGACTATTGTGGCAGAAATTGGCCGTATTGCCAAGCCCGACAAGATTCAGTTTGTGTCGGGCCTGCCCAAAACCCGCTCGGGCAAGATCATGCGCCGCATCTTGCGGAAAGTTGCCGAAGGAGAAATCAGCAACCTAGGTGACATCACTACGCTCCTCGATCCAGATATCGTGAAGGAGATTGTAGAAGGTCGGAAGTAA